In Nostoc sp. UHCC 0926, a single genomic region encodes these proteins:
- a CDS encoding tetratricopeptide repeat protein, giving the protein MNERIGNVQTKAETLNNLGYIYANKGEVDEAIALFNQSLEITERIGDVQGKAATLHELAGIYANKGDVDKAIALYNQSLEINERIGNVKGKAVTLQCLGNIYANKGNVDEAIALFNQSLEINEHIENVQGKAMTLWWLGHLAEQQGEYTKAISYLQPALEILQRLKSPDAESLSASLDRVMRNS; this is encoded by the coding sequence ATAAATGAACGCATTGGTAATGTCCAAACTAAAGCGGAGACATTGAACAATCTGGGATATATCTACGCTAACAAAGGGGAAGTGGATGAAGCGATCGCACTTTTCAATCAGTCTTTGGAAATAACAGAACGCATTGGTGATGTCCAAGGCAAAGCGGCGACGTTGCACGAACTAGCAGGTATCTACGCCAACAAAGGGGATGTGGATAAAGCGATCGCACTCTACAATCAGTCTTTGGAAATAAATGAACGCATTGGTAATGTCAAAGGTAAAGCGGTGACGTTGCAATGTCTGGGAAATATCTACGCCAACAAAGGGAATGTGGATGAAGCGATCGCACTTTTCAATCAGTCTTTGGAAATAAATGAACACATTGAAAATGTCCAAGGCAAAGCAATGACTCTGTGGTGGTTAGGACATTTGGCAGAACAACAGGGTGAATACACTAAAGCGATATCCTATTTGCAACCAGCTTTAGAGATTTTGCAGCGATTGAAGTCACCGGATGCTGAAAGTCTGAGTGCAAGTCTGGATAGGGTAATGCGTAATTCGTAA
- the tilS gene encoding tRNA lysidine(34) synthetase TilS — protein sequence MVWTPLHAKIHRTIRSRHLFERNQRLLIAVSGGQDSLCLIKLLLDLQSKWGWDLGIAHCDHRWRSDSQANANHVENLAKTWGISFYLETANEPINSEATARDWRYQALSAIAQANNYQYIVTGHTASDRAETLLYNLIRGTGADGLQALTWQRPLTTSIILVRPLLEITRIQTEQFCQEFKLPIWEDSTNQDLQYARNRIRQELLPYLRDNFNPQVESALAQTAELLQAEVEYLEKAAQQLREKAMGIGDEEDSLTPLVPLRLNRRVLQKAPLALQRRVMRQVLQQILTDAPSFEHIEKLTALIIAPNRSQTDPFPGGAIAQVEGDWICLK from the coding sequence ATGGTATGGACTCCTCTACATGCAAAAATACATCGCACAATCCGATCGCGCCACTTATTTGAGCGCAACCAGCGGCTATTAATTGCTGTCTCTGGCGGACAAGATTCTCTGTGTTTAATAAAATTACTTTTAGATTTACAATCCAAATGGGGATGGGATTTGGGTATTGCTCACTGTGATCATCGCTGGCGTTCTGACTCCCAAGCTAATGCTAATCACGTCGAAAACTTAGCTAAAACTTGGGGTATATCCTTTTATTTAGAAACAGCTAACGAACCTATAAATAGTGAAGCTACTGCACGCGATTGGCGCTATCAAGCTTTAAGTGCGATCGCTCAGGCAAATAATTATCAATATATAGTTACAGGACACACCGCAAGCGATCGCGCCGAAACTCTTCTCTACAACTTAATTCGCGGTACTGGTGCTGATGGCTTACAAGCCCTGACTTGGCAACGCCCTCTAACTACAAGCATTATTCTAGTGCGTCCACTTTTAGAAATCACTCGAATACAAACAGAGCAATTTTGTCAAGAGTTTAAATTACCAATTTGGGAAGATTCCACCAATCAAGATTTGCAATATGCCCGCAATCGCATTCGCCAAGAGTTATTACCATATTTACGGGATAATTTCAACCCCCAAGTAGAATCAGCCTTAGCCCAAACAGCAGAACTTCTCCAAGCAGAAGTGGAATATTTAGAAAAAGCTGCCCAGCAGTTACGGGAAAAGGCGATGGGCATTGGGGATGAAGAAGATTCTCTTACTCCTCTTGTTCCGTTGAGGTTAAATCGTCGGGTATTGCAAAAAGCACCATTGGCACTGCAACGTCGCGTGATGCGTCAGGTGTTGCAGCAAATACTGACTGATGCACCTAGTTTTGAACACATCGAAAAATTAACGGCTTTAATCATAGCACCAAACCGATCGCAAACTGATCCATTTCCTGGTGGTGCGATCGCTCAAGTAGAAGGCGACTGGATCTGTTTGAAATAG
- a CDS encoding response regulator transcription factor, translated as MSTVLIVEDSIAQREMITDLLKATGLTVTHASDGLEALEAIQIAPPDLVVLDIVMPRMNGYEVCRRLKSDPKTQNVPVVMCSSKGEEFDRYWGMKQGADAYIAKPFQPTELVGTVKQLLRG; from the coding sequence ATGAGTACAGTTCTGATTGTGGAAGACAGTATCGCGCAAAGGGAGATGATTACAGACCTCCTGAAAGCGACTGGCCTAACAGTGACCCATGCCAGTGACGGATTAGAAGCATTGGAGGCAATTCAAATAGCACCTCCCGATTTAGTAGTATTGGATATTGTCATGCCCCGGATGAACGGCTACGAAGTTTGTCGGCGGTTAAAATCCGATCCAAAAACCCAAAATGTCCCTGTGGTTATGTGTTCTTCCAAAGGCGAAGAATTTGATCGCTACTGGGGCATGAAGCAGGGTGCAGACGCCTACATAGCCAAACCGTTTCAACCAACCGAGTTGGTAGGAACAGTCAAACAACTGCTGCGAGGATAA
- the hmpF gene encoding pilus motility taxis protein HmpF gives MLYLAEVQKQKGGLLSGGAKTELKLLACQRTDQNWSTVSEEVIAAEDASKLNDGALVLVELNPNRQVQRIQEAGRPLVNILQNFSRQLEKFKLKEDEIDQWKQSLTFQAQELNRREMDMEVRSEQLQQLEDELQQLEEQKQKVDTSRQEIERLQTEVERNRQELEGAWEHLHGEQRRLEERQADFQQGTVLDEEQSRVMSELLDRLSSRAAPTETVREHLHLAFELVQKQQATLTPHWQKLEEQKTAIAQQQEEVERLSQTFSDRQNACLEAQNSLLQQTAQLQINTADLTSKQEYARIIKEQLRNAEELYQQIHSLAATSGDVVLGQQANVEALDKMPLEELQKIVQDLQYKLEIDASFVHDQEQELTYKQEAIEELQTKRNHASDHDHINLELELTDEKDLYQMLNSSLVGQRRNMLQHQKFLKQHQAVLLRRQGHTLTDEKESNNKINLEPILLQIETQRQQYSQEIPKLEREIEQIRSGIELNQGMIDNQTHDLDEKRQELKAIEENLLSLQRTTAEYWGRVNLYQEALQPIQDSLDGLRQKLQEIGESLEQFQETGDYQLQAIAQLRHTFQSLISQPELLAS, from the coding sequence GTGCTGTATTTAGCAGAAGTACAAAAACAGAAAGGTGGTTTACTTAGTGGCGGTGCCAAAACCGAACTGAAACTGCTAGCTTGTCAGCGAACTGACCAGAATTGGAGTACTGTGTCGGAAGAAGTGATTGCTGCTGAGGACGCAAGCAAATTAAATGATGGTGCTTTGGTACTAGTTGAACTAAATCCGAATCGTCAAGTGCAGCGGATTCAAGAAGCAGGGCGTCCACTAGTCAACATTTTGCAGAATTTTTCCCGGCAATTGGAGAAATTTAAGCTCAAGGAAGATGAGATTGATCAGTGGAAGCAGTCGCTGACGTTTCAGGCGCAAGAGTTGAATCGTCGTGAAATGGACATGGAAGTACGCTCAGAACAGTTGCAACAATTGGAGGATGAGTTGCAGCAATTAGAGGAGCAAAAACAGAAAGTTGACACATCCCGCCAAGAAATTGAACGGTTACAAACAGAAGTTGAGCGCAACCGCCAGGAATTGGAAGGCGCTTGGGAGCATTTGCATGGTGAGCAGCGTCGCCTGGAGGAGCGTCAAGCAGATTTTCAACAGGGGACGGTTTTAGATGAGGAGCAAAGTCGGGTAATGAGTGAGTTACTCGATCGCTTATCTAGTCGTGCTGCTCCCACGGAAACAGTCAGAGAACACCTGCATCTGGCTTTTGAATTGGTTCAAAAGCAGCAAGCTACTCTTACTCCCCACTGGCAAAAACTGGAGGAGCAAAAAACTGCGATCGCTCAACAGCAAGAAGAAGTTGAGCGTTTGTCACAAACCTTTAGCGATCGCCAAAATGCATGTCTTGAAGCACAAAATTCTCTACTTCAGCAAACAGCCCAATTACAGATAAATACAGCAGACCTTACCAGCAAGCAAGAGTATGCTCGGATAATCAAAGAGCAGTTACGAAACGCCGAAGAATTATATCAACAGATTCACTCTTTGGCTGCAACATCTGGTGATGTAGTTCTCGGCCAGCAAGCTAATGTAGAAGCTTTGGATAAAATGCCTTTAGAAGAACTACAAAAAATAGTGCAAGACTTGCAATATAAGTTGGAAATAGACGCTAGCTTTGTTCACGATCAAGAACAAGAACTGACATATAAACAAGAAGCTATAGAAGAACTCCAAACTAAAAGAAATCATGCATCTGACCATGACCACATCAATTTAGAACTGGAACTAACAGATGAAAAAGACCTTTACCAGATGCTAAACTCCAGTTTGGTGGGACAACGCCGCAATATGCTACAGCATCAGAAGTTTCTCAAGCAACACCAAGCTGTACTGCTACGGCGGCAAGGACATACTCTTACTGATGAAAAAGAAAGTAACAACAAAATTAATTTAGAACCGATTCTGTTACAAATTGAAACCCAGCGACAACAATATTCACAGGAAATCCCAAAACTGGAACGAGAAATTGAGCAGATTCGTTCTGGTATTGAGCTAAATCAAGGAATGATTGACAATCAAACTCACGATCTAGATGAAAAACGCCAAGAACTCAAAGCGATCGAGGAAAACTTGCTGTCCCTGCAAAGAACAACTGCTGAGTACTGGGGTCGGGTGAATCTGTATCAAGAAGCACTACAACCAATTCAGGATTCACTCGATGGCTTACGGCAAAAGCTGCAAGAAATTGGAGAATCTTTGGAGCAATTTCAGGAAACTGGTGATTATCAACTCCAAGCGATCGCCCAGTTGCGTCATACTTTCCAAAGTTTAATATCTCAGCCAGAATTACTAGCGTCTTAA
- a CDS encoding chemotaxis protein CheW: MVSKPDFLSGSGQDHFRPELQVESPEGELHLRFYIPSHQEFALQATGIREVIELSPDRITPIPNASPLLLGTLNLRGRVIWVADLGQFLGEASALNTDRAEIPVIAIEEQDTIVGLAVEEIGGMDWLDVQNLMPSISVPDTMAPFLRGEWLLSAKNKQCLRLLDQMAILRSARWAG; this comes from the coding sequence ATGGTCAGCAAACCGGACTTTTTAAGTGGCAGTGGTCAAGACCATTTCCGACCTGAATTACAAGTAGAAAGTCCTGAAGGTGAGTTACATTTAAGGTTTTACATTCCCTCGCATCAGGAGTTTGCACTACAAGCAACTGGTATTCGGGAGGTAATTGAACTAAGTCCTGATAGAATCACCCCGATTCCTAATGCTTCTCCTTTACTTTTGGGTACTCTAAATTTACGAGGTCGAGTTATTTGGGTGGCTGATTTGGGTCAATTTCTTGGGGAAGCAAGTGCATTAAACACGGATAGAGCTGAAATTCCGGTGATTGCCATTGAAGAGCAAGACACGATAGTGGGTTTAGCAGTAGAGGAAATTGGTGGTATGGACTGGTTGGATGTCCAGAATCTCATGCCATCAATTAGTGTTCCAGATACTATGGCTCCCTTTTTACGTGGAGAATGGTTATTAAGTGCTAAAAACAAACAGTGTCTGCGGCTGCTCGATCAAATGGCAATTTTACGAAGTGCGCGGTGGGCAGGATGA
- a CDS encoding response regulator produces MQGNLNEIDICSILQLIELGQRTGQLWVEAHSSHHNNRLGGDGASIYRLEQQSWFVFFLNGEIIYCQEGESSLSRISDYLRHYRVEMRLTDKQIASLPSTDAPEYGYLWALLERNIINPKIAGSIIHGLVHETLFDLLSLHQGNFIFHQGAALAPQLNTFEIAPFVTKITKQVQEWKQLYPHIQSPEQLPVLSDKVQLQSSLPEATVNKLQHWADGKTSLRQLARYLNRDILTVAKAIYPYVQQSWLQLIYSETTKPDTHTDSWELKGKQKGRIVCIDDAIAIGETVNSILQPQGYEAIALTNPLEALSLVFQLKPDLILCDIAMSELEGYEVCAMLRHSTAFRLIPIIMLTGKDGFLDRVKASMVGATDYLTKPFTDTELLMLVQKYINNQ; encoded by the coding sequence ATGCAGGGAAATTTAAATGAAATTGATATTTGCAGTATCCTGCAATTGATTGAGTTGGGACAGCGAACTGGGCAACTATGGGTGGAAGCTCATAGCTCTCACCATAACAACAGACTGGGTGGAGATGGAGCAAGCATTTATCGTCTCGAACAACAGTCTTGGTTCGTGTTTTTCCTCAATGGTGAAATTATCTATTGTCAAGAAGGTGAGAGTAGTTTATCCAGAATTAGCGATTATTTACGTCATTACCGAGTAGAGATGCGACTTACCGACAAACAAATTGCCTCCCTACCATCAACGGACGCGCCAGAGTATGGCTATCTTTGGGCACTCTTGGAGCGGAATATCATCAACCCAAAGATAGCTGGTAGTATCATTCACGGCTTAGTGCATGAAACTCTCTTTGACCTGCTGAGTTTACACCAAGGTAACTTTATTTTCCATCAGGGTGCGGCACTTGCCCCGCAATTAAACACTTTCGAGATTGCTCCATTTGTTACAAAAATTACGAAGCAAGTGCAAGAGTGGAAGCAACTGTATCCACACATTCAGTCTCCAGAACAATTGCCAGTGCTATCTGACAAAGTTCAGCTACAATCCTCGCTACCAGAAGCAACCGTAAATAAGCTACAACATTGGGCTGATGGTAAAACATCCTTGCGTCAACTGGCTCGCTATCTCAACCGAGACATTTTGACAGTCGCTAAGGCAATATATCCATATGTGCAACAGAGTTGGCTACAACTAATATATTCAGAGACGACTAAACCAGATACCCACACGGATAGCTGGGAATTGAAGGGAAAACAAAAGGGGCGGATAGTATGTATTGACGATGCGATCGCCATCGGTGAGACTGTAAATTCCATCTTACAACCACAAGGATATGAAGCGATCGCTCTCACCAATCCTTTAGAGGCACTGAGTCTGGTGTTTCAACTCAAGCCGGATTTAATTTTATGCGACATTGCCATGTCGGAATTGGAGGGGTACGAGGTTTGCGCCATGCTGCGACATTCAACAGCATTTCGGCTCATACCGATTATCATGCTTACTGGTAAAGATGGATTTCTTGATCGAGTCAAAGCTAGTATGGTCGGGGCAACAGATTATTTAACAAAACCGTTTACAGACACTGAGTTACTTATGCTCGTCCAGAAATATATCAACAACCAATGA
- the ccsB gene encoding c-type cytochrome biogenesis protein CcsB, whose protein sequence is MNLVVLQNWLDNASFAILFLTMLVYWGGAAFPNLPYLAALGTAGMAIANLCMATLLGARWIEAGYFPLSNLYESLFFLTWGITTVHLIAESSSRSRLVGVVTAPVAMAIAAFATMTLPSQMQASEPLVPALKSNWLMMHVSVMMLSYSALMVGALLAIAFLVVTRGKNIQLQGSSVGTGGYRSNGYRLHKASELISQPSAPSAENNGFARFESSSNGNGNGNTAVLNLVTTPESQAVASAEPLSPQRLSLAETLDNISYRIIGLGFPLLTIGIIAGGVWANEAWGSYWSWDPKETWALITWLVFAAYLHARITRGWQGRSPAILASTGFVVVWVCYLGVNLLGKGLHSYGWFF, encoded by the coding sequence ATGAATCTAGTTGTACTCCAGAACTGGCTGGACAATGCCTCCTTTGCCATATTATTCCTGACAATGCTGGTGTATTGGGGAGGAGCGGCTTTTCCGAATCTGCCTTATCTAGCCGCTTTGGGGACAGCTGGGATGGCGATCGCTAATTTGTGTATGGCTACTCTACTAGGGGCACGATGGATAGAAGCTGGTTACTTTCCCTTAAGTAATTTGTATGAATCTCTATTTTTCTTAACTTGGGGAATTACCACAGTCCATCTAATTGCCGAAAGTAGTAGCCGTAGCCGCTTAGTAGGAGTTGTTACAGCTCCTGTGGCAATGGCGATCGCTGCTTTTGCTACTATGACATTACCATCCCAGATGCAAGCGTCAGAACCCCTAGTACCTGCCTTGAAATCAAATTGGTTGATGATGCATGTCAGCGTCATGATGTTGAGTTATTCTGCTTTGATGGTGGGTGCGTTATTAGCGATCGCTTTTTTAGTGGTGACTCGTGGTAAAAACATCCAACTACAAGGTAGTTCTGTAGGGACTGGTGGCTATCGCAGCAACGGCTACCGCTTACACAAAGCATCTGAGCTAATTTCTCAACCATCAGCGCCTTCTGCCGAAAATAACGGCTTTGCTCGTTTTGAAAGTAGTAGCAACGGCAACGGTAACGGTAACACTGCTGTTTTGAATTTAGTAACTACCCCTGAGTCTCAAGCCGTAGCATCTGCTGAACCGCTTTCACCCCAGCGCCTTAGCCTTGCCGAAACCCTCGACAACATCAGCTATCGCATCATTGGACTAGGATTTCCCTTGCTGACAATTGGGATCATTGCCGGTGGTGTTTGGGCTAACGAAGCTTGGGGTTCCTACTGGAGTTGGGACCCCAAAGAAACTTGGGCATTAATCACCTGGTTAGTGTTCGCCGCCTACCTTCACGCCCGAATCACTCGCGGTTGGCAAGGGCGCAGTCCCGCAATTTTAGCCTCGACGGGCTTTGTTGTTGTTTGGGTTTGCTATCTCGGTGTAAATCTTTTGGGTAAAGGTTTACATTCTTACGGTTGGTTCTTTTAG
- a CDS encoding KGK domain-containing protein → MEDGFERLNHDEVVSIEPDTFNKLNIAKTFKVRDLITAIKEFIGAEETDEVNLYTQGLNCEVLQFSNLGWKKGKVRLALEFCPDESESPLDEIFQKLKQVENEYPMSDHTKV, encoded by the coding sequence ATGGAAGATGGATTCGAGAGACTAAACCATGATGAAGTTGTGTCTATAGAACCGGACACTTTTAATAAGTTAAATATTGCTAAAACCTTTAAAGTCCGTGATTTGATTACAGCAATTAAGGAATTTATTGGAGCAGAAGAGACAGATGAAGTAAATTTATATACCCAGGGATTAAATTGTGAAGTTTTGCAATTTAGTAATTTGGGATGGAAAAAAGGAAAAGTTAGACTTGCTTTAGAATTTTGTCCTGATGAATCTGAGTCACCACTTGATGAAATTTTTCAAAAACTCAAACAAGTAGAAAACGAATACCCAATGAGCGATCACACTAAAGTCTGA
- a CDS encoding methyl-accepting chemotaxis protein, whose product MAASIDNYEPTYQQAMTAYVQRNYEVAATLVDQVVQNLPNDPNSHLLRGHIYYVLQQYDVAKEEYQHVLRLTNDQEIIGFANNGIENINQYLQSFSGEIDTSGSEEQINSPNISDALAYNEQELEDLGASEEFDSKSLDLNFFGEHEETVNGVEELSSNSPFDIPTEDSIGKGKISDSSTAFGDDPFALDEESEEQESNSNWEEKTELELPAFWQEDMSEDRCEESLVNSQFSDNRINSDHGSSAIENNKSSFSNPQTGHGNDLPDLLSDPKSQKLRIGNLEYKKSDFEDATLLIVGEELRNSSSTTKNLEYKNKDDLSETEADDWLKSKKLGKKEDFLPNLSDDSSSFSSNRPFEEKQLKSGEINGKNSFDDDENFDMEAFESAFGSEGLTSYEDSNNNNILNGENSRSNIEFLDDFEEFDDLGNIPGFDLIEGDSNIGDAAMHSAPAETSGSGRPQSAEAFLSDAASDREEELFSMTGSHEAVPVFSQTDVSKLEPTVSVEQGWLAPLENASIERKQWLIAGSVGIVSALVVATVSFVATTFSPPQQRESVRNTGWAMSLAAGIAGFATAGFMGNLALKQIRRTTNDLQAQFEAVRQGNLNAQATVFSEDELGHLATGFNEMARVVFTTTSEAQRKADEQEEAKENLQRQVIRLLDDVEGAARGDLTVQAEVTADVLGAVADAFNLTIQNLRDIVQQVKVAAKDVTKGATNSETFARALSGDALRQAEELAVTLNSVQVMTDSIQRVAEAAREAETVARDASTIALKGGEAVENTVAGILEIRETVAETTRKVKRLAESSQEISKIVALISQIASRTNLLALNASIEAARAGEAGRGFAIVADEVRQLADKSAKSLKEIEQIVMQIQSETGSVMTAMEEGTQQVIKGTKLAEEAKRSLENIIQVANRIDILVRSITSDTVEQTETSRAVAHVMQSVELTAQDTSQEAQRVSGALQHLVGVSRDLIASVERFRVETMETR is encoded by the coding sequence ATGGCAGCAAGTATTGATAATTACGAGCCAACATATCAACAGGCGATGACCGCCTATGTTCAAAGGAATTATGAGGTTGCCGCCACTTTAGTTGACCAAGTGGTGCAAAATTTACCAAATGACCCCAATTCCCATTTGTTAAGGGGTCACATCTACTATGTTTTGCAGCAGTATGATGTAGCAAAAGAAGAATATCAACACGTATTACGCTTGACTAATGATCAAGAAATTATTGGTTTTGCCAATAATGGAATTGAGAATATAAATCAATACCTCCAGTCATTCAGTGGAGAGATTGATACATCAGGAAGTGAAGAGCAAATAAATTCCCCAAACATATCTGATGCACTGGCATATAACGAACAAGAATTAGAAGATTTGGGCGCTAGTGAGGAGTTTGACAGCAAGAGCCTTGATTTGAACTTTTTTGGTGAGCATGAAGAAACTGTGAATGGCGTTGAAGAGCTATCTTCAAATAGTCCATTTGACATCCCCACAGAAGATAGTATTGGAAAGGGAAAAATATCAGATTCTTCTACAGCTTTTGGTGATGATCCTTTTGCCTTGGATGAAGAATCGGAGGAACAAGAGTCAAATAGCAACTGGGAGGAGAAAACAGAATTAGAGTTGCCTGCTTTCTGGCAGGAAGATATGTCAGAAGATAGGTGTGAAGAATCATTAGTAAATAGTCAGTTTTCAGATAATAGAATAAATTCTGATCACGGAAGTTCAGCTATTGAAAATAATAAATCTTCATTTTCTAATCCACAAACTGGTCATGGTAATGATTTGCCTGATTTGTTGAGTGATCCCAAGTCTCAAAAGCTTCGGATTGGAAATTTAGAATATAAAAAATCTGATTTTGAAGACGCAACTTTGCTAATTGTTGGAGAAGAACTTAGAAACAGTTCATCAACAACAAAGAACTTGGAATACAAAAATAAAGATGACTTGTCTGAAACCGAAGCAGATGATTGGTTGAAGTCAAAAAAGTTGGGGAAAAAGGAAGATTTTCTGCCAAATTTATCTGATGATTCTTCATCTTTTAGCAGCAATCGACCTTTTGAAGAAAAGCAGTTAAAATCAGGTGAAATCAACGGTAAAAATAGCTTTGATGACGATGAAAATTTTGATATGGAAGCATTTGAGTCTGCCTTTGGCTCAGAGGGTTTAACCTCTTATGAAGACTCAAACAATAACAATATACTGAATGGAGAAAATTCTAGGAGTAATATCGAGTTTTTAGATGATTTTGAGGAATTTGACGATTTAGGCAACATTCCAGGGTTTGACCTGATCGAAGGAGATTCTAACATCGGTGATGCAGCAATGCATTCTGCTCCAGCAGAAACTAGTGGTAGTGGACGCCCTCAAAGCGCGGAGGCTTTTTTAAGTGATGCAGCTAGCGATCGCGAAGAGGAACTATTCTCGATGACTGGTTCGCATGAAGCAGTTCCAGTCTTTAGCCAAACAGATGTCTCGAAACTAGAACCCACTGTTAGCGTCGAGCAAGGCTGGTTAGCACCATTAGAAAATGCCTCCATAGAAAGGAAACAATGGTTAATTGCTGGAAGTGTGGGTATTGTCTCAGCGCTGGTTGTAGCCACAGTTAGCTTTGTCGCCACCACATTTTCTCCACCCCAACAACGAGAATCAGTACGAAACACAGGTTGGGCAATGTCACTAGCCGCTGGGATTGCAGGTTTTGCTACCGCAGGCTTCATGGGGAATCTTGCACTCAAACAAATTCGCCGCACAACTAATGATCTGCAAGCTCAGTTTGAGGCTGTACGCCAAGGAAATTTGAATGCTCAAGCCACAGTGTTTTCTGAAGATGAATTGGGGCACTTAGCTACTGGCTTTAATGAAATGGCGCGGGTAGTTTTCACGACTACAAGTGAAGCCCAACGAAAAGCCGATGAACAAGAGGAAGCCAAAGAAAACCTGCAACGTCAGGTGATTCGCCTATTGGATGATGTAGAAGGAGCTGCTAGAGGAGATTTAACAGTCCAAGCTGAAGTGACAGCCGACGTACTGGGGGCTGTAGCTGACGCCTTTAACCTGACAATTCAAAACCTGCGGGATATCGTTCAACAAGTAAAAGTGGCAGCGAAGGATGTGACAAAAGGTGCAACCAACTCTGAAACCTTTGCTAGAGCCTTATCTGGTGATGCTTTGCGCCAAGCAGAAGAGTTGGCAGTGACGCTGAATTCTGTACAGGTAATGACTGATTCGATTCAGCGGGTAGCAGAGGCGGCGCGGGAAGCCGAAACCGTCGCCCGTGATGCTAGTACGATCGCTCTCAAAGGTGGGGAAGCAGTAGAAAATACTGTGGCGGGGATTTTGGAAATTCGAGAAACCGTTGCCGAAACCACTCGCAAAGTGAAACGGTTGGCGGAATCTTCTCAAGAAATTTCTAAAATTGTGGCGTTGATTTCCCAAATTGCTTCGAGAACAAATTTGTTAGCACTCAATGCTAGTATTGAGGCGGCAAGAGCGGGAGAAGCTGGACGCGGGTTTGCGATCGTCGCAGACGAAGTGCGTCAGCTAGCAGATAAATCTGCCAAATCCCTGAAGGAAATTGAACAAATTGTGATGCAAATCCAAAGCGAAACAGGCTCGGTGATGACCGCGATGGAAGAAGGCACACAACAAGTAATTAAAGGGACAAAATTGGCAGAAGAAGCCAAGCGATCGCTCGAAAACATTATTCAAGTGGCGAATCGCATCGATATTCTTGTGCGCTCAATTACTAGCGACACTGTGGAACAAACTGAAACCTCCCGCGCCGTCGCTCATGTAATGCAATCAGTAGAACTCACCGCGCAAGATACTTCCCAGGAAGCCCAGCGAGTTTCCGGTGCCCTACAACACTTAGTAGGTGTATCCCGTGACTTGATCGCCTCCGTTGAACGTTTCCGAGTGGAAACTATGGAAACCAGGTAA